A window of Apium graveolens cultivar Ventura chromosome 8, ASM990537v1, whole genome shotgun sequence contains these coding sequences:
- the LOC141679681 gene encoding uncharacterized protein LOC141679681: MGVENFLIYAEENFEDRNKIPCPCGRCTNFKKFSIKTIRGHIYDNGFCLGYVHWVWHGDTASTGPKSSSASCPPEEQAPDPPPEQASDEALEQDEEHVAASETVDVCEAAYNSGQYDNDSYQFRRFVADAEQPLYEGSDCTKLESMLKLHNWKSRFGITDSAFTDLLSSVGSLLPKDNVLPSNAYEAKKTLSNLGLEYIKFHSCPNDCVLYRGVHADATKCPKCRLSRWKLTKKGEESVNLPAKVMCYFPIIPRFKRMFKSPSTAELMCWHAQRRTQDGKMRHPADSPSWKNIDYRWPSFGSEPRNLRLALSADGVNPHNNGLSNRYSCWPVILVTYNLPPWLCMKRKFRMLSILVPGPHEPDNNIDIYLQPMIDDLKKLWDEGEPNVYDTYNKSFFTLKAVLMWTINDFPAYGNLSGCVNKGYKCCPVCGDDTVAKYLTHSRKMCYQGHRRYLPLHHPYRRQKAAFNGQQEFGQPRRTLSGEEVLAEQEQIKFEFGKKMKKAKKVESPWKKKSVFFELEYWKFHHVRHCIDVIHVEKNVCDSLTDTLLNMRHKTKDSAEAHRDIRSDLAPQVGVKKTYLPPSPFTLSKAEKRTFLSSLMSMKLPYGHASNIKNCVSMPDLNIYGLKSHDCHILLQQLLLVAIHSVLPKHVRVTIIILCFFFNALCNKVVDVSKLDKLQSDVILTLCDLEKVFHASFFDVTSYVRNRYYPEGCMAESYLGEESVEFCTEFLSQNYSTAGLPKDQDNKISGPLSVVIIKSVEEKERDEAHLHFLLNNAEVFPYILVSVIAKAVQVSSAKDLNPVESDLTFYGIIQEIWELDYHAFKAPLFLCKWASNDKGIRVDDLGFTLVDFSRQGHKKDKYVSVDQVKQVFYLEDPVDTTWSVVLSSTTRDYHELYNEDDLGDTTMEHPPFCTEIPATDVTTDDVAHTARPNVEGIWIKNTATKTPAPNVVTD; encoded by the exons ATGGGGGTGGAAAACTTCTTGATATATGCTGAAGAAAATTTTGAAGATCGTAACAAAATTCCTTGCCCTTGTGGACGATGCaccaattttaaaaaattctctaTAAAAACAATCAGGGGCCATATCTATGACAATGGCTTTTGTCTAGGTTATGTGCATTGGGTTTGGCATGGGGACACTGCTTCTACGGGTCCTAAATCTTCAAGTGCTAGTTGTCCACCTGAAGAGCAAGCTCCAGACCCACCTCCTGAGCAAGCCTCTGATGAAGCGTTAGAGCAAGATGAGGAGCATGTCGCTGCTTCAGAAACTGTTGATGTTTGTGAAGCGGCATATAACTCGGGTCAATATGATAATGATTCATATCAGTTTAGGAGGTTCGTAGCCGATGCTGAGCAACCTCTATATGAGGGTAGTGACTGTACTAAGTTAGAGTCGATGTTGAAGTTGCATAACTGGAAATCTAGGTTTGGTATTACCGATAGTGCCTTCACTGACCTCCTTTCTTCTGTTGGGTCTCTACTTCCCAAAGATAATGTGTTACCTAGTAATGCATATGAAGCAAAAAAAACCCTCTCCAATTTAGGTCTAGAGTATATAAAGTTCCATTCATGTCCGAATGATTGTGTACTGTACAGGGGTGTACATGCTGATGCAACCAAGTGTCCTAAGTGTCGACTTTCTCGGTGGAAGTTGACAAAGAAAGGTGAAGAGAGTGTTAATCTTCCAGCCAAAGTCATGTGCTATTTTCCAATAATTCCTAGATTTAAACGTATGTTTAAATCTCCTTCCACCGCTGAACTAATGTGTTGGCATGCGCAACGGCGGACACAAGATGGTAAAATGCGACATCCAGCCGACTCTCCATCTTGGAAAAATATAGATTATAGGTGGCCCTCCTTTGGTAGTGAACCGAGAAACCTTCGCTTGGCTTTATCGGCGGATGGTGTAAACCCGCACAATAATGGCCTATCTAATAGATATAGTTGCTGGCCAGTCATATTGGTGACTTACAATCTTCCTCCCTGGTTATGTATGAAAAGAAAATTTAGGATGTTGTCGATATTGGTCCCTGGCCCGCATGAGCCTGATAATAACATCGACATCTACTTACAACCGATGATTGATGATTTAAAAAAGCTTTGGGATGAAGGGGAACCAAATGTGTATGACACGtataacaaatcatttttcactttaaaagcaGTTTTAATGTGGACGATAAATGACTTCCCTGCTTACGGAAATTTATCCGGATGCGTCAATAAGGGTTATAAGTGTTGTCCAGTTTGTGGAGATGACACCGTAGCTAAATATTTGACTCATAGTAGGAAAATGTGCTACCAAGGGCATCGCCGATATTTACCTCTACATCATCCTTATAGAAGGCAGAAGGCTGCTTTTAATGGACAACAAGAGTTTGGGCAGCCGCGTCGAACCCTATCCGGAGAAGAAGTGTTAGCAGAGCAAGAacaaatcaaatttgaatttgggaagaaaatgaagaaggcaaaGAAGGTTGAAAGTCCATGGAAGAAAAAGTCAGTATTTTTCGAGTTAGAATACTGGAAATTTCACCATGTTAGGCACTGTATTGATGTCATCCATGTCGAGAAGAATGTATGTGATAGTCTGACTGACACATTACTAAATATGCGCCATAAGACAAAGGATAGTGCGGAAGCCCATCGTGATATTAGATCTGATTTGGCTCCCCAAGTAGGAGTAAAGAAAACCTATTTGCCTCCTTCTCCCTTTACTTTGTCAAAGGCAGAAAAAAGGACTTTCTTGTCATCATTAATGTCGATGAAACTTCCATACGGACATGCATCGAACATAAAAAATTGTGTTTCCATGCCTGATTTGAATATTTACGGGCTGAAATCACATGATTGCCACATCCTTCTCCAGCAATTACTCCTGGTTGCAATACACTCCGTTCTTCCGAAGCATGTTAGGGTCACAATTATTATATTGTGTTTCTTTTTTAATGCTTTGTGCAACAAAGTAGTAGATGTGTCAAAACTGGATAAGCTGCAGTCAGATGTCATACTGACCTTGTGCGATCTAGAAAAGGTTTTCCATGCGTCATTTTTTGATGTAACG AGTTATGTTCGAAACCGTTATTATCCTGAAGGTTGTATGGCAGAGAGTTACCTCGGAGAAGAGTCCGTAGAATTCTGCACCGAGTTTCTTAGTCAGAATTACTCCACTGCCGGTCTTCCAAAGGACCAAGATAATAAGATATCAGGTCCATTATCCGTTGTGATAATAAAATCAGTGGAAGAGAAGGAGCGAGACGAAGCACATCTACATTTCCTTCTAAACAACGCTGAAGTGTTTCCATATATTCT GGTGTCTGTCATTGCTAAAGCGGTCCAGGTTTCTAGTGCCAAGGACTTGAACCCCGTAGAAAGTGATTTGACATTTTACGGTATCATACAAGAGATATGGGAATTAGACTACCATGCATTCAAAGCTCCCTTGTTCCTGTGTAAATGGGCAAGTAATGATAAAGGAATAAGGGTTGATGATCTTGGGTTCACACTTGTGGATTTTAGTCGACAAGGTCACAAAAAAGATAAATATGTTTCTGTTGACCAAGTCAAGCAAGTGTTTTACCTTGAAGATCCCGTTGATACTACCTGGTCTGTTGTACTGTCCTCCACAACTCGAGACTACCATGAattgtataatgaagatgacttAGGAGACACAACCATGGAACATCCCCCATTCTGCACTGAAATCCCCGCAACTGATGTCACTACTGATGATGTCGCTCATACTGCTAGACCTAATGTTGAGGGAatttggattaaaaatactgCTACTAAAACCCCTGCACCTAATGTCGTTACTGACTGA
- the LOC141677817 gene encoding uncharacterized protein LOC141677817 isoform X2, translating into MEGKKLDFNAPLLSVRAKRKDVESSPPCKHLSSSARKSVSELTEVSKPAAVPFVWERTPGRSKVEAKVEPLPQEEPSTTPRFPPGRAFDIRKRVSGELLNHQYVLRLQMEASPSNESVSITGMDEGSALEDEDNAVLESLDALSQTESCSWSCSISGSTGSEGSFTQSSTTFRADPQTLDLMMARFLPAARAMIIETPKYVKKKKSVESQSPRNVKKVVSGELRPFLERYGSNTASHYSPYKRNASSEVEDDEFDNHHRKYGIACGLLPRLSVKKSLHFFDPVPRIKSRPQSPISSAPEVRRMARTAYSGPLPQIQHEKNSKDKYWDDIKIGVRQQEIIEKKLLGVNLRHSTDLYRKESVLPRTRSRSACISPYRNEKPRSPFHDGARFLGVPKMVKNTGSGNVTLTGKESDKFSDFSAYQMYKRESDLLSSLAEKILYIDLVNNTEVPILDSEDQMLKKFSANTVGESRGTEESAFKPKYLDTAEMIKSTALRSTAAASASSRFKLNHESIADNIKVLKQDQDIDQEDRSVQCSAIHPAKILAAQNKNSEEVNDEENASAGFPQSPLPPPLPKSPSEPWLWRNLSSISLRNPFSHGQHKKKNSKKSSTSSKWENIVKSSNVSHDHKRYSEELVSHVSKQ; encoded by the exons ATGGAGGGAAAGAAACTAGATTTTAATGCACCACTTCTATCTGTGAGAGCTAAAAGGAAAGATGTAGAATCTTCGCCCCCATGTAAGCATCTTTCTAGTTCTGCACGGAAATCAGTGTCGGAGTTAACGGAGGTGAGTAAGCCAGCTGCAGTTCCTTTTGTGTGGGAACGTACTCCAGGAAGATCCAAAGTGGAAGCAAAAGTTGAGCCTTTACCTCAAGAAGAACCTTCGACTACTCCTAGATTTCCTCCGGGAAGAGCATTCGATATTAGAAAGCGTGTTTCGGGTGAACTACTGAACCATCAATACGTTTTGAGGCTTCAAATGGAAGCATCTCCTTCAAATGAAAGCGTGAGTATCACTGGTATGGATGAAGGCTCTGCTTTAGAGGACGAAGATAATGCCGTCCTAGAATCACTTGACGCGTTATCACAAACAGAGTCGTGTTCTTGGAGCTGCAGTATCAGTGGTTCAACAGGCAGTGAGGGTTCATTTACACAATCATCCACAACCTTCAGGGCTGATCCGCAAACTCTAGATCTTATGATGGCTCGTTTCTTGCCTGCTGCAAGGGCTATGATTATAGAGACCCCAAAATATGTTAAGAAAAAGAAATCTGTTGAAAGTCAATCACCGAGGAATGTTAAGAAGGTTGTCAGTGGAGAATTAAGGCCCTTCTTAGAAAGATATGGGTCAAACACAGCATCACATTATAGTCCATACAAAAGGAATGCATCAAGTGAAGTCGAGGATGACGAGTTTGATAATCATCACAGAAAATATGGCATAGCATGTGGATTGTTGCCTCGATTATCTGTAAAAAAATCTTTGCATTTTTTTGATCCAGTGCCAAGGATAAAATCCAGGCCTCAAAGTCCCATTTCATCTGCTCCTGAGGTTCGAAGAATGGCTAGAACAGCTTATAGTGGGCCTTTACCACAAATTCAGCATGAGAAG AATTCAAAGGACAAATACTGGGATGATATTAAAATTGGAGTTCGGCAGCAAGAAATTATTGAGAAAAAGTTGCTCGGTGTCAATCTTCGTCATTCCACCGACTTGTACAGAAAAGAAAGTGTACTCCCTCGTACACGGTCAAGGAGTGCTTGTATATCTCCATACAGGAATGAAAAGCCTCGGTCTCCGTTTCATGATGGAGCAAGGTTTCTTGGTGTACCAAAGATGGTTAAAAATACAGGATCTGGTAATGTCACTTTAACTGGCAAAGAGTCTGATAAATTTTCGGATTTCTCAGCATATCAGATGTATAAACGGGAATCGGATTTGTTAAGTAGTTTAGCTGAAAAAATATTGTATATTGATTTGGTAAATAATACCGAAGTGCCAATTTTGGATTCAGAAGATCAAATGCTTAAGAAATTTTCTGCGAATACTGTGGGCGAAAGCAGAGGAACTGAAGAATCAGCTTTTAAACCAAAGTATCTAGATACAGCCGAGATGATCAAATCTACTGCTCTTAGGTCAACAGCAGCAGCATCTGCATCTTCTCGTTTCAAACTGAATCACGAGAGTATAGCGGACAACATAAAAGTCTTGAAACAGGATCAAGATATTGATCAGGAAGACAGGTCTGTACAATGCTCTGCAATTCATCCTGCTAAAATTTTAGCAGCACAAAATAAGAATTCCGAAGAAGTAAATGATGAAGAAAACGCCAGTGCTGGATTTCCTCAATCGCCTCTACCCCCACCTCTACCAAAATCACCTTCTGAGCCTTGGCTATGGCGTAATCTATCTTCCATTTCCTTACGGAATCCATTTTCGCATGGCCAACATAAGAAGAAAAATTCGAAGAAATCCTCAACTAGTTCCAAGTGGGAGAACATTGTAAAAAGTTCTAACGTTTCGCATGACCATAAACGTTATTCTGAG GAACTCGTCTCTCATGTTTCTAAGCAGTAG
- the LOC141677817 gene encoding uncharacterized protein LOC141677817 isoform X1 — MEGKKLDFNAPLLSVRAKRKDVESSPPCKHLSSSARKSVSELTEVSKPAAVPFVWERTPGRSKVEAKVEPLPQEEPSTTPRFPPGRAFDIRKRVSGELLNHQYVLRLQMEASPSNESVSITGMDEGSALEDEDNAVLESLDALSQTESCSWSCSISGSTGSEGSFTQSSTTFRADPQTLDLMMARFLPAARAMIIETPKYVKKKKSVESQSPRNVKKVVSGELRPFLERYGSNTASHYSPYKRNASSEVEDDEFDNHHRKYGIACGLLPRLSVKKSLHFFDPVPRIKSRPQSPISSAPEVRRMARTAYSGPLPQIQHEKQNSKDKYWDDIKIGVRQQEIIEKKLLGVNLRHSTDLYRKESVLPRTRSRSACISPYRNEKPRSPFHDGARFLGVPKMVKNTGSGNVTLTGKESDKFSDFSAYQMYKRESDLLSSLAEKILYIDLVNNTEVPILDSEDQMLKKFSANTVGESRGTEESAFKPKYLDTAEMIKSTALRSTAAASASSRFKLNHESIADNIKVLKQDQDIDQEDRSVQCSAIHPAKILAAQNKNSEEVNDEENASAGFPQSPLPPPLPKSPSEPWLWRNLSSISLRNPFSHGQHKKKNSKKSSTSSKWENIVKSSNVSHDHKRYSEELVSHVSKQ, encoded by the exons ATGGAGGGAAAGAAACTAGATTTTAATGCACCACTTCTATCTGTGAGAGCTAAAAGGAAAGATGTAGAATCTTCGCCCCCATGTAAGCATCTTTCTAGTTCTGCACGGAAATCAGTGTCGGAGTTAACGGAGGTGAGTAAGCCAGCTGCAGTTCCTTTTGTGTGGGAACGTACTCCAGGAAGATCCAAAGTGGAAGCAAAAGTTGAGCCTTTACCTCAAGAAGAACCTTCGACTACTCCTAGATTTCCTCCGGGAAGAGCATTCGATATTAGAAAGCGTGTTTCGGGTGAACTACTGAACCATCAATACGTTTTGAGGCTTCAAATGGAAGCATCTCCTTCAAATGAAAGCGTGAGTATCACTGGTATGGATGAAGGCTCTGCTTTAGAGGACGAAGATAATGCCGTCCTAGAATCACTTGACGCGTTATCACAAACAGAGTCGTGTTCTTGGAGCTGCAGTATCAGTGGTTCAACAGGCAGTGAGGGTTCATTTACACAATCATCCACAACCTTCAGGGCTGATCCGCAAACTCTAGATCTTATGATGGCTCGTTTCTTGCCTGCTGCAAGGGCTATGATTATAGAGACCCCAAAATATGTTAAGAAAAAGAAATCTGTTGAAAGTCAATCACCGAGGAATGTTAAGAAGGTTGTCAGTGGAGAATTAAGGCCCTTCTTAGAAAGATATGGGTCAAACACAGCATCACATTATAGTCCATACAAAAGGAATGCATCAAGTGAAGTCGAGGATGACGAGTTTGATAATCATCACAGAAAATATGGCATAGCATGTGGATTGTTGCCTCGATTATCTGTAAAAAAATCTTTGCATTTTTTTGATCCAGTGCCAAGGATAAAATCCAGGCCTCAAAGTCCCATTTCATCTGCTCCTGAGGTTCGAAGAATGGCTAGAACAGCTTATAGTGGGCCTTTACCACAAATTCAGCATGAGAAG CAGAATTCAAAGGACAAATACTGGGATGATATTAAAATTGGAGTTCGGCAGCAAGAAATTATTGAGAAAAAGTTGCTCGGTGTCAATCTTCGTCATTCCACCGACTTGTACAGAAAAGAAAGTGTACTCCCTCGTACACGGTCAAGGAGTGCTTGTATATCTCCATACAGGAATGAAAAGCCTCGGTCTCCGTTTCATGATGGAGCAAGGTTTCTTGGTGTACCAAAGATGGTTAAAAATACAGGATCTGGTAATGTCACTTTAACTGGCAAAGAGTCTGATAAATTTTCGGATTTCTCAGCATATCAGATGTATAAACGGGAATCGGATTTGTTAAGTAGTTTAGCTGAAAAAATATTGTATATTGATTTGGTAAATAATACCGAAGTGCCAATTTTGGATTCAGAAGATCAAATGCTTAAGAAATTTTCTGCGAATACTGTGGGCGAAAGCAGAGGAACTGAAGAATCAGCTTTTAAACCAAAGTATCTAGATACAGCCGAGATGATCAAATCTACTGCTCTTAGGTCAACAGCAGCAGCATCTGCATCTTCTCGTTTCAAACTGAATCACGAGAGTATAGCGGACAACATAAAAGTCTTGAAACAGGATCAAGATATTGATCAGGAAGACAGGTCTGTACAATGCTCTGCAATTCATCCTGCTAAAATTTTAGCAGCACAAAATAAGAATTCCGAAGAAGTAAATGATGAAGAAAACGCCAGTGCTGGATTTCCTCAATCGCCTCTACCCCCACCTCTACCAAAATCACCTTCTGAGCCTTGGCTATGGCGTAATCTATCTTCCATTTCCTTACGGAATCCATTTTCGCATGGCCAACATAAGAAGAAAAATTCGAAGAAATCCTCAACTAGTTCCAAGTGGGAGAACATTGTAAAAAGTTCTAACGTTTCGCATGACCATAAACGTTATTCTGAG GAACTCGTCTCTCATGTTTCTAAGCAGTAG